The proteins below come from a single Balaenoptera musculus isolate JJ_BM4_2016_0621 chromosome 1, mBalMus1.pri.v3, whole genome shotgun sequence genomic window:
- the C1H1orf174 gene encoding UPF0688 protein C1orf174 homolog isoform X1, which yields MRSRKLAGGVRSSARLRARSCLATSASAQEARVATSARTACQPSSSHKATDRRTSKKFKYDKGHLVKSEFQKAIPQSDSTAAPTAPPETPGKHEPLASAEDRARLPGKEASGSAPQGTAGLPRGHCGAMSDACPAETEDRPPPPRCGAPAGGESDGGCPERDGAAADPEQSHSPPLQMDNSVLLDDDSNQPMPVSRFFGNVELMQDLPPASSSCPSMSRREFRKMHFRAKDDDDDDADGADT from the exons ATGAGGAGCCGGAAG CTGGCAGGTGGAGTGCGGTCGTCGGCGCGCCTCCGAGCCCGGAGCTGCTTGGCCACATCGGCCTCGGCCCAGGAAGCCCGCGTCGCCACGTCTGCCCGGACGGCATGTCAG CCTTCCTCATCACACAAAGCCACCGACAGGCGAACGTCCAAGAAGTTCAAGTACGACAAAGGTCATCTTGTGAAGTCAGAATTCCAGAAAGCCATCCCCCAGAGTGACAGCACCGCTGCGCCCACAGCGCCCCCCGAGACCCCGGGTAAACACGAGCCTCTGGCATCGGCCGAGGACAGGGCCAGGCTTCCGGGAAAGGAAGCCAGCGGCTCCGCTCCTCAGGGGACCGCAGGACTCCCCCGGGGGCACTGTGGGGCCATGAGTGACGCCTGCCCCGCGGAGACTGAGGACAGGCCGCCCCCGCCGAGATGCGGGGCCCCCGCGGGAGGAGAGTCCGACGGTGGCTGCCCCGAGAGGGACGGGGCGGCGGCGGACCCGGAGCAGAGCCACTCGCCTCCGCTGCAGATGGACAACAGCGTCCTTCTCGACGACGACAGCAACCAGCCGATGCCAGTGAGCCGCTTCTTCGGAAACGTCGAGCTCATGCAG GACCTCCCACCCGCATCGTCATCCTGCCCTTCGATGAGCAGACGCGAATTCAGGAAAATGCATTTCAGAGCCAAAGACGACGATGACGATGATGCCGACGGCGCAGACACATAG
- the C1H1orf174 gene encoding UPF0688 protein C1orf174 homolog isoform X2, with product MRSRKPSSSHKATDRRTSKKFKYDKGHLVKSEFQKAIPQSDSTAAPTAPPETPGKHEPLASAEDRARLPGKEASGSAPQGTAGLPRGHCGAMSDACPAETEDRPPPPRCGAPAGGESDGGCPERDGAAADPEQSHSPPLQMDNSVLLDDDSNQPMPVSRFFGNVELMQDLPPASSSCPSMSRREFRKMHFRAKDDDDDDADGADT from the exons ATGAGGAGCCGGAAG CCTTCCTCATCACACAAAGCCACCGACAGGCGAACGTCCAAGAAGTTCAAGTACGACAAAGGTCATCTTGTGAAGTCAGAATTCCAGAAAGCCATCCCCCAGAGTGACAGCACCGCTGCGCCCACAGCGCCCCCCGAGACCCCGGGTAAACACGAGCCTCTGGCATCGGCCGAGGACAGGGCCAGGCTTCCGGGAAAGGAAGCCAGCGGCTCCGCTCCTCAGGGGACCGCAGGACTCCCCCGGGGGCACTGTGGGGCCATGAGTGACGCCTGCCCCGCGGAGACTGAGGACAGGCCGCCCCCGCCGAGATGCGGGGCCCCCGCGGGAGGAGAGTCCGACGGTGGCTGCCCCGAGAGGGACGGGGCGGCGGCGGACCCGGAGCAGAGCCACTCGCCTCCGCTGCAGATGGACAACAGCGTCCTTCTCGACGACGACAGCAACCAGCCGATGCCAGTGAGCCGCTTCTTCGGAAACGTCGAGCTCATGCAG GACCTCCCACCCGCATCGTCATCCTGCCCTTCGATGAGCAGACGCGAATTCAGGAAAATGCATTTCAGAGCCAAAGACGACGATGACGATGATGCCGACGGCGCAGACACATAG